In the genome of Dermacentor variabilis isolate Ectoservices chromosome 5, ASM5094787v1, whole genome shotgun sequence, one region contains:
- the LOC142583125 gene encoding uncharacterized protein LOC142583125, with the protein MEAPSETTMIVDNHMCVQVQGTEISPEEYHSDAGWTLAGERMSRLRQRTPASGKPDAPGGCQTSTRSKFYKNVRASAIKAARMPAMPLEETKIVVRPRGGLDIVKTGTTTVAAAILAAAKITSEESAADTICPNTQQKIMVVSTPNEDNAARYAKIQEISIQGKPYEVSAYRTAPHDTVKGVIRGIPIDASAEELDRKIVNERNPLAVASKRIGSTTTAIVVFQGPKVPNFVRYGVTLIPCRLYKKQIDVCQQCGRVGHRKDVCPTPTIKTCLACGLANPTEDHRCTPKCQLCGGAHATGDRTCKAKYKIPYVVRKRQWERRQAERQLLSESDFPPLDKPPAARKSRTPSENRAPKSRDSSCCKRSLSRKTSPSRERVSWVDAAKGNNIRNVQKITEATKKEDINKVREANELLRHENAALRATINNLTKEIAEIRQLLLCNNEPLQRPTPSTSKTEETTTNIQEKAIEEPAPKKRAIEATHTQTENDRIDCLEAKFEATFSKLEQLITTNIAAVTALKQTMETYRADNTNRFAYIERTLQPMVGHPTFAPLFAHHPPNQGAPYTATQSWPPTQHQQQQV; encoded by the coding sequence ATGGAGGCGCCCTCTGAAACAACAATGATCGTggacaatcacatgtgcgttCAAGTTCAGGGAACAGAGATATCACCCGAGGAATACCACAGCGACGCCGGATGGACGCTCGCGGGGGAACGCATGTCGAGGCTGCGCCAGCGGACCCCCGCCAGCGGCAAGCCCGACGCACCCGGCGGGTGTCAAACAAGCACGAGGTCAAAATTCTACAAGAACGTCAGAGCCTCGGCCatcaaggcagcacgcatgccagccatgccactagaagaaaccaagatagttgtcagacccagagggggactggacatcgtcaagaccggcaccaccaccgtcgctgcggccatactcgctgcggccaagatcacgagcgaggaaagcgccgcggacaccatctgccccaacacacaacagaaaatcatggtcgtaagtacaccgaacgaagacaacgcggcaaggtacgctaaaatccaggaaatatccattcaaggcaaaccctacgaggtcagcgcatatcgcacggcacctcacgacaccgtgaagggcgtcatcagaggcatccccatcgacgcgagcgccgaAGAGCTAGATAGAAAGatcgtcaacgagaggaacccgctagcagtggcctcaaaaaggattggaagcacgaccactgcgattgtggtgttccaggggcccaaggtaccgaactttgtccgatacggagtcaccctgattccgtgccgcctctacaagaaacagattgacgtctgccagcagtgcggccgagtgggacaccgcaaggacgtTTGCCCGACCCCCACAATCAAGACGTGCCTGGCCTGCGGACTCGCGAACCCTACAGAAGACCATCGCTGTACCCCAAAATGTCAGTTGTGCGGAGGCGCACACGcgaccggagaccgaacgtgcaaggcgaaatacaagatcccctacgtagtgcgcaagcgacaatgggagcgccgacaggccgaacgccagctactgtcggagagcgatttcccgccactggacaagccgccagctgcgcgaaagtcaaggaccccatcggaaaaccgcgcgcccaaatccagagacagcagttgttgcaagagaagcctcagcaggaaaacgtcaccgtcacgtgagcgagtgagctgggtcgacgcagcgaaaggaaacaacataaggaacgtgcagaaaatcaccgaagccacgaagaaagaagatatTAATAAGGTCCGGGAGGCAAATGAGCTCCTAAGACAcgaaaacgcggcgttgcgagcgaccatcaacaacctcacgaaagagatcgccgagattcgtcagttgctgctatgcaacaacgagcctctacagagacccacgccaagcacaagcaagaccgaggaaacgacaacgaacatccaggagaaagccatagaggaaccggcaccgaagaagcgagccatcgaggccacgcacacgcaaacagaaaacgatcgcatcgactgcctcgaagcgaaattcgaagcgacattcagcaaactcgaacagctaatcacgacaaacatcgcagcagtgacagcactgaaacaaacaatggagacctaccgaGCAGAtaacacgaacagattcgcctacatcgaaaggaccctacagccgatggtaggccacccgacgtttgcgcccctcttcgcgcatcatccacccaaccagggagccccgtacacggcaacgcaatcatggccgccaacgcaacaccagcagcagcaggtgtaa